A window of the Cheilinus undulatus linkage group 21, ASM1832078v1, whole genome shotgun sequence genome harbors these coding sequences:
- the smarca4a gene encoding SWI/SNF related, matrix associated, actin dependent regulator of chromatin, subfamily a, member 4a, whose amino-acid sequence MSTPDPPMGGTPRPGPSPGPGPSPGGMMGPSPGPSPGSAHSMMGPSPGPPGSGHPHPPQGPSGYPQDNMHQMHKPMEAMHDKGMPDDPRYGGMKGMGMRPGGHSGMGPPPSPMDQHSQGYPSPLGGSEHAPSPVPASGPPSGPMMPGGPSGPGSGPMEGSGDPNQGVGQPNRGGPQGPGGPGGAGGGPGGAGGPTPFNQNQLHQLRAQIMAYKMLARSQPLPEHLQMAVQGKRPMPGMQQQPMPNMPQTTGPGGGPGAGPGPAQGNYNRPHGMVGPNMAPPGPAGVPPGMQGQPTNGPPKQWPEGPMVNAAAPSNPPQKLIPPQPTGRPSPAPPSVPPAASPVMPPQTQSPGQPAQPPPMMLHQKQNRITPIQKPRGLDPVEILQEREYRLQARIAHRIQELENLPGSLANDLRTKASIELKALRLLNFQRQLRQEVVVCMRRDTALETALNAKAYKRSKRQSLREARITEKLEKQQKIEQERKRRQKHQEYLNSILQHAKDFKEYHRSITAKIQKATKAVATYHANTEREQKKENERIEKERMRRLMAEDEEGYRKLIDQKKDKRLAYLLQQTDEYVANLTELVRAHKAAQALKEKKKKKKKKKPEAVEGGAAGLGPDGEPLDETSQMSDLPVKVIHVDSGKILTGMDAPKAGQLETWLEMNPGYEVAPRSDSEDSGSDDEEEEEEDDDEHPQPSSAPTDEKKKIPDPDSEEVSEVDVRCIIEHAKQDVDDEYGSASFNRGLQSYYAVAHAVTEKVEKQSSLLVNGQLKQYQIKGLEWLVSLYNNNLNGILADEMGLGKTIQTIALITYLMEYKRLNGPFLIIVPLSTLSNWVYEFDKWAPSVVKVSYKGSPAARRAFVPILRSGKFNVLLTTYEYIIKDKQVLAKLRWKYMIVDEGHRMKNHHCKLTQVLNTHYLAPRRLLLTGTPLQNKLPELWALLNFLLPTIFKSCSTFEQWFNAPFAMTGEKVDLNEEETILIIRRLHKVLRPFLLRRLKKEVEAQLPEKVEYVIKCDMSALQRVLYRHMQAKGVLLTDGSEKDKKGKGGTKTLMNTIMQLRKICNHPYMFQHIEESFSEHLGYSGGIVSGPDLFRSSGKFELLDRILPKLRATNHKVLLFCQMTSLMTIMEDYFAYRNFKYLRLDGTTKAEDRGMLLKTFNDPASEYFVFLLSTRAGGLGLNLQSADTVIIFDSDWNPHQDLQAQDRAHRIGQQNEVRVLRLCTVNSVEEKILAAAKYKLNVDQKVIQAGMFDQKSSGYERRAFLQAILEHEEQDEEEDEVPDDETVNQMIARSEEEFEQFMRMDLDRRREEARNPKRKPRLMEEDDLPSWILKDDAEVERLTCEEEEEKMFGRGSRQRKEVDYSDSLTEKQWLKAIEEGNLEDIEEEVRHKKTTRKRKRDRDHDGGPSTPSSSSGRGREKDDEGKKAKKRGRPPAEKLSPNPLSLTKKMKKIVDAVIKYKDGNGRQLSEVFIQLPSRKELPEYYELIRKPVDFRKIKERIRSHKYRSLNDLEKDVMLLCQNAQTFNLEGSLIYEDSIVLQSVFTSVRQKIEKEDESEGEESEEEEEEQDEGSESESRSVKVKIKLSRKEKGERGVKGQRRRGRGARAKPVVSDDDSEEDQEEERSASGSEED is encoded by the exons ATGTCCACTCCTGACCCTCCTATGGGAGGGACACCTCGGCCTGGTCCCTCCCCAGGCCCGGGACCATCTCCAGGAGGCATGATGGGCCCAAGCCCAGGCCCCTCTCCGGGCTCAGCCCACAGCATGATGGGACCAAGTCCAGGACCCCCGGGATCTGGACACCCTCACCCGCCACAGGGACCCTCAGGATATCCTCAGGACAACATGCACCAGATGCACAAA cCCATGGAAGCCATGCATGACAAGGGAATGCCCGATGACCCTCGCTACGGTGGGATGAAGGGCATGGGGATGAGACCAGGGGGGCACAGTGGGATGGGACCCCCTCCAAGCCCAATGGACCAACATTCCCAAG GTTACCCCTCTCCATTGGGAGGCTCCGAGCACGCACCCAGCCCAGTCCCAGCCAGCGGCCCCCCCTCTGGCCCCATGATGCCCGGTGGCCCCTCTGGCCCCGGGTCTGGCCCTATGGAAGGAAGCGGGGATCCTAACCAGGGTGTGGGTCAGCCTAATCGTGGGGGTCCACAGGGTCCAGGTGGACCCGGAGGTGCAGGAGGCGGACCAGGAGGTGCAGGTGGACCAACCCCCTTTAACCAGAACCAGCTGCACCAGCTCAGAGCTCAGATCATGGCCTATAAGATGCTAGCTCGCAGCCAGCCTCTACCTGAACACCTGCAGATGGCCGTGCAGGGGAAGAGGCCCATGCCGGGGATGCAGCAGCAGCCAATGCCCAACATGCCTCAAACTACAGGGCCAGGAGGTGGACCGGGGGCAGGACCAGGACCAGCTCAGGGAAACTACAACAGACCACATG gtATGGTGGGTCCAAATATGGCACCTCCTGGACCTGCAGGAGTCCCCCCAGGTATGCAAGGCCAGCCAACTAATGGACCCCCGAAACAATGGCCCGAAG GACCCATGGTAAACGCTGCTGCTCCTTCCAACCCTCCTCAGAAGCTGATCCCTCCTCAACCCACAGGCAGACCCTCTCCCGCTCCCCCCTCTGTGCCTCCTGCCGCCTCCCCTGTCATGCCCCCTCAGACGCAGTCCCCCGGTCAGCCGGCTCAGCCTCCTCCCATGATGCTTCACCAGAAACAGAACCGTATCACCCCCATCCAGAAACCCCGCGGGCTGGACCCAGTGGAGATCCTCCAGGAGAGAGAGTACAG gCTACAGGCTCGTATCGCTCACCGCATCCAGGAGCTTGAAAATCTGCCCGGCTCTCTTGCCAACGACCTTCGGACCAAGGCAAGCATCGAGCTGAAGGCTCTGAGGCTGCTAAACTTCCAGAGACAG CTACGTCAGGAAGTCGTGGTTTGCATGCGCCGTGACACCGCTTTGGAGACTGCCCTCAACGCTAAGGCTTACAAACGCAGCAAACGCCAGTCTCTCCGCGAAGCCCGAATCACAGAGAAGCTGGAGAAACAGCAGAAGATCGAACAGGAGCGCAAACGTCGGCAGAAACACCAG GAATACCTCAACAGCATACTGCAGCACGCCAAGGACTTCAAAGAGTACCACCGCTCCATCACCGCCAAGATTCAGAAGGCCACCAAAGCTGTCGCCACCTACCACGCCAACACAGAGCGTGAGCAGAAGAAAGAGAACGAGCGCATTGAAAAGGAGAGAATGCGGAGGCTGATG GCTGAAGATGAAGAAGGTTACCGTAAACTCATCGACCAAAAGAAAGACAAGCGTCTGGCGTACCTGCTGCAGCAGACCGATGAGTATGTGGCGAACCTTACAGAGCTGGTACGAGCTCACAAAGCTGCTCAGGCTctcaaagagaagaagaagaagaagaaaaagaag AAGCCGGAGGCAGTGGAGGGTGGTGCTGCTGGTCTGGGACCGGATGGAGAG CCTTTAGATGAAACCAGCCAGATGAGCGACCTGCCTGTGAAGGTGATTCACGTGGACAGTGGAAAGATCCTGACAGGCATGGATGCTCCTAAAGCCGGACAGCTGGAGACCTGGCTGGAAATGAACCCAGG ATATGAAGTAGCACCGCGCTCAGACAGTGAAGACAGCGGCTCagatgatgaagaagaggaggag GAGGATGACGATGAGCACCCTCAGCCGTCTTCGGCTCCAACAGATGAGAAGAAGAAAATCCCCGACCCTGACAGTGAGGAGGTGTCTGAAGTAGACGTACGGTGCATCATCGA ACATGCCAAGCAGGATGTGGACGATGAGTACGGTAGTGCATCTTTCAACCGAGGCCTGCAGTCGTACTACGCCGTGGCTCACGCCGTCACAGAGAAAGTGGAGAAACAGTCATCACTGCTAGTCAACGGGCAGCTCAAGCAATACCAG ATCAAAGGTTTGGAGTGGCTGGTGTCGCTTTACAACAACAACTTGAACGGCATCCTGGCTGATGAGATGGGTTTAGGGAAGACGATCCAGACCATCGCCCTGATCACTTACCTCATGGAGTACAAGCGCCTCAACGGGCCTTTCCTCATCATCGTACCTCTCTC AACCTTATCAAACTGGGTCTACGAGTTTGATAAGTGGGCGCCATCCGTCGTCAAAGTCTCCTACAAG GGGTCTCCAGCTGCTCGTCGTGCTTTCGTCCCCATCCTGCGCAGCGGAAAGTTCAACGTCCTGCTCACCACATATGAATACATCATTAAAGACAAACAAGTGCTGGCAAAG CTGCGATGGAAGTATATGATTGTGGATGAAGGCCACCGTATGAAGAACCATCATTGTAAGCTTACTCAGGTCCTGAACACACACTACTTGGCCCCGCGGCGTCTGCTGCTCACAGGAACCCCGCTGCAGAACAAGCTGCCCGAGCTCTGGGCCCTGCTCAACTTCCTGCTGCCCACCATCTTCAAGAGCTGCAGCACTTTCGAACAGTGGTTCAACGCGCCGTTCGCCATGACCGGAGAGAAG GTCGACCTGAATGAAGAGGAGACGATCCTCATCATCCGACGTTTACACAAAGTGCTCCGGCCGTTCCTCCTGCGTCGACTCAAGAAAGAAGTGGAGGCTCAGCTGCCTGAGAAG GTGGAGTACGTGATAAAATGCGACATGTCGGCTCTGCAGAGGGTTCTGTACAGACACATGCAGGCCAAAGGAGTCTTACTCACAGACGGGTCGGAAAAAGACAAGAAG GGTAAAGGCGGTACGAAGACCCTGATGAACACTATCATGCAGCTCAGAAAGATCTGCAACCACCCCTACATGTTCCAGCACATTGAG GAGTCTTTCTCTGAACATCTTGGTTACTCTGGTGGAATCGTGAGTGG TCCTGACCTGTTCCGCTCCTCCGGAAAGTTTGAGCTCCTCGATCGCATCCTGCCCAAGCTGAGGGCCACCAACCACAAAGTGCTGCTCTTCTGTCAGATGACCTCGCTCATGACCATCATGGAGGACTACTTTGCCTACCGTAACTTCAAGTACCTGCGTCTGGACG GAACCACAAAGGCCGAGGATCGTGGCATGCTGCTGAAGACGTTCAACGACCCGGCCTCTGAGTACTTTGTGTTCTTGCTCAGTACCAGGGCTGGAGGTCTGGGTCTGAACCTGCAGTCCGCTGACACCGTCATCATCTTTGACAGCGACTGGAACCCTCATCAG GATCTGCAGGCTCAGGACCGAGCCCATCGTATCGGCCAGCAGAACGAGGTGCGCGTGCTCCGCCTCTGCACCGTCAACAGCGTGGAGGAGAAGATCCTGGCGGCGGCCAAGTACAAACTGAACGTGGACCAGAAGGTCATCCAGGCCGGCATGTTCGACCAGAAGTCTTCAGGATACGAGCGCCGCGCCTTCTTACAGGCCATTCTGGAGCACGAGGAGCAGGATGAG gaGGAAGACGAGGTTCCTGACGATGAGACCGTCAATCAGATGATCGCCAGGAGTGAAGAGGAGTTTGAGCAGTTCATG CGTATGGATCTGGACAGACGCCGAGAGGAGGCCCGTAACCCGAAGAGGAAACCTCGTCTGATGGAGGAGGATGACCTGCCGAGCTGGATCCTGAAAGACGACGCTGAGGTGGAGAGGCTGAcctgtgaggaggaggaggagaagatgttTGGCAGAGGATCCCGTCAGCGTAAGGAAGTGGACTACAGCGACTCgctcacagagaaacagtgGCTCAAG GCCATTGAGGAGGGGAATCTGGAGGATATTGAGGAGGAAGTGCGTCATAAAAAGACAACCAGAAAACGCAAGCGAGACCGAGACCACGATGGTGGGCCGTCCACGCCAAGCTCCAGCAGCGGGCGAGGGCGGGAAAAAGACGATGAGGGGAAGAAGGCGAAGAAACGAGGCCGCCCTCCGGCTGAAAAACTCTCACCCAACCCGCTGTCCCTGACcaagaagatgaagaagatcGTTGATGCTGTTATCAAATACAAAGACGG TAATGGCAGACAGCTGAGCGAAGTCTTCATCCAGCTGCCATCTCGTAAGGAGCTGCCTGAGTACTATGAGCTCATCCGCAAACCCGTCGACTTCAGGAAAATCAAG GAGAGGATCCGGAGTCACAAGTACCGCAGCCTCAACGACCTGGAGAAGGATGTGATGCTGCTGTGTCAGAACGCTCAGACCTTCAACCTGGAGGGATCTCTG ATCTATGAGGACTCCATCGTGCTGCAGTCCGTCTTCACCAGCGTGAGGCAGAAGATCGAGAAGGAGGACGAGagtgaaggagaggagagcgaagaagaggaggaggagcaggacgAAGGCTCAGAGTCTGAAT CTCGTTCAGTGAAGGTGAAGATCAAACTGAGCCGGAAGGAGAAGGGAGAGCGAGGAGTGAAGGGGCAACGACGACGAGGCCGCGGTGCTCGAGCTAAACCTGTGGTGAGCGACGACGACAGCGAGGAGGACCAGGAGGAG GAGCGTTCAGCCAGTGGTAGCGAGGAGGACTAA